Below is a window of Lagenorhynchus albirostris chromosome 11, mLagAlb1.1, whole genome shotgun sequence DNA.
agctatcaGGAGCTTGTAGATGTTcgtaaaataaaacaagatatcaTGAATTAGAAGTGGATGGGAGGAAAATGGGATATGATTATAAGGCTTAAAATgtataccagggcttccctggtggcgcagtggttgagagtccacctgccaatgcaggggacacgggttcgtgccccggtccgggaagatcccacatgccgcggagcggctgggcccgtgagccatggccactgagcctgcgcgtccggagcctgtgctctgcaacgggagaggccacaacagtgagaggcccgcgtaccgcaaagaaaaaaaaaggtataccaAAATTGCGTATGTACAAACTtggacaatctacagatttggcTGAAAGTTTTCTAGCATCCAAGATGACAGCAGATACCTTGTCGGTTCATGGTGTCCATGAGATAAAAATATACCCGATGTTTGAAATTTACAGCAAATTGTGATGGCTTTGCCACTAAttcactgtgaccttgggcaagtctcttttGCCTGTCTGGGTCTCATTTTCTCATCCAAAAATTGAGATAGTTAAAACTAGGCAGTCTCTTAAGACTGTTCCAACACTGCCATTCTTTGGGTCCGTAAAGCATCTGTTAGCTCCAGTTATGGGATATATTCTTCCAGTGATGGATAGTGGTAGGTGTCAGTGAACTCACAGAtatttcaaaaatcatttgaacTTGGACTTTGTGTAAGAGTCAACATTCACCAGAGTTCACCCCAAAATTTGACCCTTCTCTCCGTGATGTTTAAATTGTCCTGTGAGCCATTGGTGGTTTGAGTTTTCatttatgatgcttttaatgtgctgtgccTCAAGCAAATAATGATATAATAAACGCAGGAACTGGTCTACATTATTTTAGTTGTGTGGGATATTACTTTAAGTGAACGAAGCGTTTCTAAGCTTAGAAGTTTTTTTGTTAACGCTATATGTGtggttatctttttatttttattgggttttttttaccTATTTGCTTTGCAAATGGATTTTTTCAAACCTGAATAGCAGCTATTTTATCAGACATTCTCACATTTGCAGTTGGGGACTCTGGGAGCAGGCAACCACTATGCAGAAATCCAGGTTGTGGATGAGATTTTCAATGAGTATGCTGCTAGGAAAATGGGCATCGACCATAAGGGACAGGTGTGTGTGATGATCCACAGTGGAAGCAGAGGCTTGGGCCACCAAGTAGCCACAGGTATTTTCTGGACCTAATTTTTGGCTTGGTGCTAAAATGTACATTTTGTGGGGAACCATATAGAGACTAAAGGGAGAAAGTGCTGGAACTGTACTGTGCAGGTTTTTACCCTGGTTTTCCTAACTAGCAGAAATTAACTGCACTGGGCCTTAACTTACTTGTctgaaaaaaatgggaataataattatttcatatGGTGTTGTCAAAGGCTCCAGTTACCATATTTACTCTTACAGGTTACTATTACTGTCTGACCAAGGAGAGCAGTAAAGACTTCAAATTGTAGAGTTTATGATATATGCGGGAATATGTCTTAGACACCTACCTGTACGGCAAGATTAAGTGTTATAGTGGATTCAGAGATGAAATAGCAAGGGCTCTGCCCTCAAATTGTCTCATGAGAGAGATGTCATGTTcattaagaagaaaaagtaaagacaGAAGGTGTAGTAATTGATAAAATACTATGGAAGAGACAAAAGTGTTTAGGGAAAAGATTTTAGAGATGACTTCATGGACGCATAACATGTGCAATTTGAACAATCACACACGCAGAACATTCATGACCGAAAGACAGTGTGAACAAAAGCAGGAGGCAGGGAAATAGTAGAAAGGTCACTTTGGACCGTTTGTATGATGAGTGAAAGGATTTATGAATATAGGAAAAGTTATATAGACACGTGGGAATTACTGTAAACTCTAAATTGCAATTATGGTTCATCCTTGTATGTACATTTAATTCTATGGGAATCTAACAATTTGTGCCAGCCTGGCCTGTTAGAATATTTTGTCTAGCAAATATATGGAGCATTGACTAGTATTTCTGAACTTGCTACTGAGTTCTGCTTTACACTTTATCATGGATTTGATTTGCATGCAGAAGGTCTAGCAACTTATCTCCAGTTCTTTTAAGTTAAgtcactaaaaattattttttaaaaccatgatgGCAATAAAACGTATTTTATTACTTCTCATTCATGCACATGCCAGGAAGGGAGTAAGTAACTCAGACCACCTTGCATTCCCCTTGCAAGTCTTCGAGGGCAGGTGTTCTCTTTGGAGCCTGCATATATTGTGTCACATAGCTCTGACAGAAGATTCTCAGTAGATATATCTTGACCAATAAATAGATGAGCTCAGAAACACTTTAAAGGGAAAATggtattttacttgtttatttgtaGAATGGTTTTGAATCTAGCCCACCTTTCTGCAATAAATCTGAATTATAAAGGGAAAGCTGGCTGGTTTGGACTTGTTGTGCTCTCTCCTTTCAGATGCGCTGGTAGCTATGGAAAAAGCCATGAAGAGAGACAAGATTATAGTCAATGACCGTCAGTTGGCTTGTGCTCGAATCGCTTCCGCAGAGGGTCAGGACTACCTGAAGGGAATGGCAGCGGCCGGGAACTATGCCTGGGTCAACCGCTCTTCCATGACCTTCTTAACCCGTCAGGTACAGTTGAGGTTGCTTGTCTGTTCCCAGTTATACATGATgaagttaagtaatttaaaacatagTGTATTCAAATCTAAGCTTGTAGAATTTGGTTTTGGAAATGTATGTAAtagatattcaaaatattggCAAAGTGTCCAAGCTTTCGGTGTGTCCTTAAGCTAACTCAGCAGGGTAtcaggagaggggagaagagaagcCAGAATTATTCCTAGAATTTGCCTTGAGCAGCGGAGAGGGTAGAAGTGCCGTTCACTGAGATTCAGAAGGCTGAAGAAGAAGCACCTCTGATGGGTTTGGTCAAGACTAGTTGGAGTTTATGGAGTGGAGTTTGCTCTGTGGTCTAAAGATAGTTTTTGTCCTTTACATGAAGGTTAATAATTCTGCTATTTTTGAACTCTTAAATCCTTCACTCCCTTCCAACAGACCTTCCAGAATCAATAAGATAAGTTCTGAAGAGCTGGTTCTGCCACTTTTAACGTAAGCTTTTTTTCTCTTAGGCTTTTGCCAAGGTCTTCAACACAACCCCTGATGACTTGGACCTACATGTGATCTATGATGTTTCTCACAATATTGCCAAAGTAGAACAGCATGTGGTGGATGGAAAGGAACGGACTCTGTTAGTACACAGGAAGGGATCCACCCGAGCTTTCCCTCCTCACCATCCCCTCATTGCGGTTGATTACCAAGTACGTACTGAGCCATTTGTGGTTTTAAGCAGTGGGGGCATGATTTAGACAGTTCTAAATATGTAAGAATTTAAACAGGAAAGCAGCAATTGTGAAAAGAAAACAGTCTGTCATCCATGAGAACAGTGATTTCCAGTCTTCTCTGAAGCATGACTCCCCCCGCATCTGTGCTTGCAGTGTGCTGTAGTGCTGCATGGAGAATATTCTACTCCATTAAGATGCACTAAGATTATCTTTTTAAGGCCTTTGAATGATTAGAAGACAGGATTAAGATTAAACTCAGTCTGTTTCATTCCTCTTATCCTTTTGGTGTCTGGCTGTGATAGAGTTAGAAAGACCCTTAACctaccatttcacagatgaggaaacaagcctGAGAGGGCAGATGCCTTGCTCGGGATGGTTCTTCCTAAAACACTTCACTACAAATTTGAGTTTTGCTTTGCTCTTACCTTCAGGCTGTCTTCTGCTGCCTTCCTGGTCCTCACATTTTTCCTCccatcctcttcccttccctctcaaCTATCAAAGAATCAGAATAATATCTTAATATAGTTGTGAGCACAGTGCATTTAAAGGCCCTGGTTTCTCCACAGTCCTCCAATGCAAGAGGAAATTTAAATCTCAGACATAGGAAGCTCctgcttttctaaattttaacATGTTTGATTTGTGTGCTTCCTCAGCTCACTGGACAACCTGTGCTCATTGGCGGCACCATGGGAACCTGTAGCTATGTTCTCACTGGCACTGAGCAGGGCATGACCGAGACCTTTGGAACAACTTGTCATGGAGCGGTGAgttatgaaaacagaaaattacttaGAAATGTTCTCTTCAGTGTAGTCATTGTTTTGCATTTTGACAGGTAAATGTACTTGGTTGAGCATTAACAAAGTTGAGGTTTGGGTTTGTCTTGTCTTCTACCTGAATTTTTCCCCGTAATATATACTGTCTAGTGAACTAACTGAGGTCACCAAGTATCTCGACCTTAGTGGGGTCATTGTACGGCCAGGGACTGTTCCTCAACTCTGTGAGTCCACAAAATCCAGATCGAGAAATTATCGCACTACCGTAACTGATAAAACTTTACCTGATGCAAATTTACATCAAAATGTATCTCAATGATTCACAGACCTAGCCATTAGCATAATTTGTTCCTTACTGGGTGGGTCCACTCAAGATTTGGAGGATATGCCCCATTTTGCAAATCAGGACGCATGTGTAGACTGCACACCTATTTCAATATATTGCCTCTTCTAAGCCAGGGGTTGGTAAACTTTCTATAAAgcaccagacagtaaatattttaggctttgggggcCATAAGATCTCTGTAGCAGCTATTCTATTGTGCCATTTTAGTagaaaagcagccatagacaatatataaacaaataggtATTGCTGTGTactaataaaactgtatttacaaaaacaggtaataggccagatttggcccacaaACCAGTTTTCCAGCTGCTCTTCTAAGCCATCAAAGTTCTTAGCTGGTGATGGAGTGGAAAATAGAAACTGTCTATGATACCTTCTCAGTAGGACAGAGCCTCACATATATATTAACCCTACTTATTTTCCTCTGatcctttctcattttcagttGCCTCCCAACTCCTAACTTTAACCCAGTGATCAAAACCATCTCCCCACACACATTAGCGGTGTCTCAGGGCATTTTCTGTTGtcgcagtgggggaggggaattgtgctattggcatctagtgggtagagggcAAGGATGCCGCTAAACATCTTATAACGTATGGGACAGTCCCCACAACAGTTACCTCATCCAAGATGTCAGTAAGTGCTAAGGTGGAGAAACTGTTTTAAACCACAAAGAGCACAAAGTTTTTGTGATGATGGACATACTGATTacaatttaaaattaacatatttatatgtaattgATAATTAGTAGTGATTAGATACACAAAACTAAGTCTTTAAATGCTAAATGCTTTGTAGATGTAAATTTGTCTTCCAAAAGGATGAGTCttaaaacaaaaagcacattACAGTGTTGATTAAATAGAAAAAGactctcttatttcttcttttagtttaaaAAGAAGTCAGGGAAAAGGCATATGATCCTAAGGGTTTAAATAATTGCTGGGATTGAACATAAATTGGAGCTCAGAATTTATAAATGAAGTTCATTCCTTTCCCAATCTAGGGCCGTGCACTGTCCCGAGCAAAGTCAAGGCGTAATTTAGATTTCCAGGACGTCCTAGACAAATTGGCAGACATGGGAATTGCAATCCGTGTTGCCTCACCCAAGCTGGTTATGGAGGAGGTAAGTGAAATTTTGATAAGTATTCAGCATAAAACTGTTTATAATTTATGCCAGTACCCGGAGACAGCAATTTTTAGTATTGCtaatagaaatgttttttttaaaagtaacctCAGTTACAGTCTATCATTGTCTTCTCTTTTGTTTGGAGGTTAATTATGAGCTGGGTCcataagaatgatttttaccATTCATGTATAGTCTTTGTCTACATATTACAAGCTTTAAATTTAGTTTGAGCTGACTCATCTTAACCTTTCTTTTGCACAACTGTATACTTAACAGTTAAATTTGAAAGCAAATTTGAAAAGGTAGGGGGGGAAATGTTTGAGAAGATGGATTTTTTTGATTCATAAGGGAGCAAAGATTTTGTTTAaattacatgtatgtatatgtacacatatgtacatatttaaattaGAAGCAACATAACttccttttaaaagtttaagagaaaagaaaaattgtcatCAGAAATTCTGTGCCATGACATAACTATTACCTCCTTTTTTTAAGATGCTTATTGCCATTTTTTCcctaaatgctttttttaaactgGTTATAATCATAGTTTACAAACATTTTAtagtcctttttaaaatttaacacatTATTATAATATTGTTTACGTCATTTTTAACGACTGAGAAATATTCTACTAGCTAAGTACCGTAAGTTTCTGCCCATAGTGGATAATCAAGTAGTTTCCACATCTTTGCTACTCTATATTAAGTTGTACTGTGTGTCTTCATGCCTGAATCTTTCCTCCAGATGTTTTAATAATTAGAGTGAAATCTCAAAAGCAGAATTACTGCGTTAAAGAGTATGACAAagctttattttttggtttttttgggtttttttttgtgtgtgtggtacacaggcctctcactgctgtggcctctcccattgtggagcacaggctccggacgcgcaggctcagcgaccttggctcacgggcccagccgctctgcggcatgtgggttcttcccggaccgggacatgaacccgcgtcccctgcatcggcaggcggactctcaaccactgcgccaccagggaagccccaaagctttattttttaacaacttaaTTTTTCACCTGATTTTAATTAAGAGGTTTTAGAAAATACCAAGAAGAAAACATCTAGAATTCCACCAATCAGAGATAACCACTATTAACATTTGGTATACTTTTTATTTGCACGTtttacatatgatttttttcactcATCCAGCTAATACTTATTAAACATCTGCTATAGTTaggaactgttctaggtgctagggatattgcagtgaacaaaacaaacataaatccTTTCCTGTGAAACTTACCAAATAGTAAAATGTATAGTGTGTAGAATGATGGTAAGTGCTACAAAGTAAAAATGGGAAGGGGGATAGGGAGAGACTGGGAGTGGGTGCAGTTTTAGATAGGGTGTAGTGAGGTGGTATTTGAGTGAAGACCTGAGAGGGGTAAGGGAACAGGCTATGTGGGTATCTAGGGGTAAGCTTTCCAGGCAGGGAGGATGGCAAGTGCAGAAACTCTGAGGCCAGATCACACTTGGAGGTTCAGGAAACAGTGTGGAGGCCAGCGTGACTGGAGCgagcaagagggagaggaggttAGAGAGGTAGGGTCACCAGATCGTGTGGgtccttgttttttcctttacaaaTGGATTTTTGCTCTTCCTCTGAGTGAGATGAGGGGAAGACTTGGGAGAATTTTGAGCAGAAGAATAACATGATCTAACTGATGTGTTTGCATGCTGTTGAGAAGAATCTAGAAGAGAAATTGAAGATGCAGGAAAGAGTGGGGAATTACTAGAGAAGTGTCCTTGAGTAGATGAAAGGAGATGGGATCTGGTGGGGTTGGTCTTTGCTAGGAGCTTAGGTAATTCATCCTTAATAAAAGGAGAGAAGGTACAGATGCTGGTAGTCAGGGAAGATATGGCAAGAGAGTTTATGGAGATTCTTTtctggttgtttctgttttttcagtgTAATAGGAAGTAGGGCCAGCAACTGAGAGTGAGGATGCAGGAGAAGGTATAAAATCATCATCTAAGAAAGTGATTGGCCTAGTGAAATTTTGGGTGATTGCCAGGACAGCGTCAAGGGCCCACTTGAGCTTAAATTCAGTGGTTGGCTGTTTTTCAGCTATATCCAACTGTATAGGTGCTGGCATGAAATAGATGCTGAGTTTCCTTTAACCAGGGTTGCAAGCAAAGGAGAAGCAAGGTTGTTGAAGGGTGTTGCAAAGGGATTGTGGGTCTCGTGGGGTTAAAGGATTGTTGGAGGTGGAAACCTAGGCTGTCTGgggtgctgggagctgagactgTGGAGGAGTTGTAATCATTGGTTATGACGAGTTCTTGGGGATGACTCTGGGAGAGAATGGCAGAGGTAAACATTGAAGGAGAGGGAATCAAGAAACTAGGAAGCCAAGTTACTGAAAGAATCCTCTTCCTGGATATTGAAATCGTTCTGAATTACAGCAGGAGAGGATGAGGGTGACCCAGGAGCTACAAAACTTTAAGTAACAATGGGGATCAGACTCTAGCAGATGATTGCAGCAACAGGAGTAGTGGGTGGTATAAATGGTGACTGCAACATTCAAAactgggagaaaggagggagaatgGTCTGAAAGGAACCATGAAGAGCAAGGACACCTGTCCCACCTCTCAACCTAATGGCATGACCCAGTTTGGGAGAGAAAACAGCTACCACTTCAGAAAGCTGGAAGCAGAAGTAATATCGTCAGCAGAGGTCCATGTTTCAGCAAGAACAAGAAAATGAAGgggatgtttaaaaaagaaaggaagaagttcTTTGCCTTTGACTCAATGGAAGGAGTTCAGAGGCCACAGTGGAAATGTTGCAGAAACTGGAAGGGAATAGGAGATGGGCTAGAAAGGGGTGTGTACAGAGCCCCCACGGGAATCAGTCTGAGAGACCTAAGCTTGCTGTGTTGACATGAATGGAGATAAAGGGTGTGTGTGGTGAGATTTGTTCTAATGGTGGCAAGacagaaggaaggggggaggtcTTACTAGAAACTCACAGAAATaaattgtatgtgtatgtatgtatgcccatgtatgcatgcatatatatagtGTTagttatatatatgaatgtaataATCTTTCCTTATTGTGAAGGTTATACATGGTCATTCCAGGAATTTTGACAACTGTAGAAATatctaataaaagaaaatcaaaactgcTAATAACTCCACCATCCAAAGACAGTTACCACTAACAGGATGATTTGGTACATTTCCTTCCAGTTGGGTATTAGTGTATATGCTTTATTCAATTACATTTACTGCTTTTCCTACTTATACAAGTGATATATATTCTTTGGGGAAAtttagagaaatacagaaaaaatataaaacaagatgAGAGTGTTATTATACTACTCCCTTACCAACACTGagcttaatctttttttaaacctttgccTATTTgataggcaaaaaaagaaaaaacaaaagcaactcaGTACTGTTTGaatgtgcattttttaaattacaaatgaacATTAATGCTTTTAAAGATTCCATTTTAAGTAGACTTTTCCTCCCCTGCAGGCACCTGAGTCTTATAAGAATGTGACTGATGTGGTGAACACCTGCCATGATGCCGGAATCAGCAAGAAGGCCATTAAACTGACACCGATTGCTGTTATCAAAGGATAGAACCCTGACGGCAGCCACTGGACACCACTGACCCTACTGAAGTGGACGTGGACTGAAATGCTCTTCAGACATCAGACTCGAGACCTGACAGGTTCCAGGGTGTGCAGGTGTAGCTGCCCGTTCCAGAATGGCTGGTGGGGAGGCTCCTGATTCAGGAACCAATGTTGTAAACTTTCCTTCTGGGAGGAGTCACAATGCCTCCATTTGGAAAGGGATGTATATGCTTCCTCCCTGATTATCCCACAGGTTTTTAGGAAGGTCTGTTAGGGGGTGGGGGTAAGTCAAGAAACTGCCTTACTCAGTCATACAAGTCTTTAATCATCAGAATGAAGTTCTTTACACCAACCTTTGTTTCCAGCCTGAGAGGTGTCATGAAGAACATTGTATTAAATAGGAAGGTTTGGGAATGTTTCTTTTTGCCCTCTGTTTGTCAGTTTATCCATTTAACCACTCATATACCCCCTTCCCCTGCACTGAGCAAAACCCTAAATACCATTCTTACTTGGAGCATATAAAAGGGTCATAGCAAGATGTTA
It encodes the following:
- the RTCB gene encoding RNA-splicing ligase RtcB homolog, yielding MSRSYNDELQFLEKVNKSCWRIKKGFVPNMQVEGVFYVNDALEKLMFEELRNACRGGGVGGFLPAMKQIGNVAALPGIVHRSIGLPDVHSGYGFAIGNMAAFDMNDPEAVVSPGGVGFDINCGVRLLRTNLDESDVQPVKEQLAQAMFDHIPVGVGSKGVIPMNAKDLEEALEMGVDWSLREGYAWAEDKEHCEEYGRMLQADPSKVSARAKKRGLPQLGTLGAGNHYAEIQVVDEIFNEYAARKMGIDHKGQVCVMIHSGSRGLGHQVATDALVAMEKAMKRDKIIVNDRQLACARIASAEGQDYLKGMAAAGNYAWVNRSSMTFLTRQAFAKVFNTTPDDLDLHVIYDVSHNIAKVEQHVVDGKERTLLVHRKGSTRAFPPHHPLIAVDYQLTGQPVLIGGTMGTCSYVLTGTEQGMTETFGTTCHGAGRALSRAKSRRNLDFQDVLDKLADMGIAIRVASPKLVMEEAPESYKNVTDVVNTCHDAGISKKAIKLTPIAVIKG